One stretch of Thalassovita sp. DNA includes these proteins:
- the uvrB gene encoding excinuclease ABC subunit UvrB, with translation MPYAHSDKTMPMMTAADGAAKARDKLEGGKRFVMHTEFSPAGDQPTAIAELSGGITDGERDQVLLGATGTGKTFTMAKVIEETQRPAIILAPNKTLAAQLYGEFKGFFPENSVEYFVSFYDYYQPEAYVPRSDTYIEKESQINEQIDRMRHSATRSLLERDDVIIVASVSCIYGIGSVETYSAMTQDLVAGEEYDQRQIMADLVAQQYKRNDQAFQRGSFRVRGDVLEIFPAHLEDRAWRLSFFGEELETITEFDPLTGEKTDTFEKIRVYANSHYVTPKPTLQQAVISIKKELKERLNQLVDEGKLLEAQRLEQRTNFDIEMLEATGHCNGIENYSRYLTGRAPGEPPPTLFEFIPDNAIVFADESHVSVPQIGGMYRGDHRRKFTLAEHGFRLPSCMDNRPLKFEEWDAMRPQSIFVSATPAAWEMEQAGGVFAEQVIRPTGLLDPEVEIRPVDMQVDDLLDEIRRVTADGYRTLVTTLTKRMAEDLTEYLHEQGIKVRYMHSDIDTLERIEILRDLRLGAFDVLIGINLLREGLDIPECGLVAILDADKEGFLRSETSLIQTIGRAARNADGRVIMYADKITGSMERALAETSRRREKQIAYNELHGITPETVKKNVEDVLAGLYQGDTDQSRVTAKIDKPMHGANLEAHLAGLRDEMRKAAENLEFEEAARLRDEVKRLEAVDLAIADDPLARQSAVDAAVEESTNKRGRSTAGRAGQRGGNVKRRGR, from the coding sequence ATGCCCTACGCCCATTCGGACAAGACCATGCCCATGATGACCGCCGCAGACGGCGCAGCCAAGGCACGCGACAAGCTTGAGGGCGGCAAACGCTTTGTCATGCATACCGAATTTTCGCCCGCCGGCGACCAGCCCACCGCCATTGCGGAACTGTCGGGCGGGATCACTGACGGTGAGCGTGATCAGGTTCTGCTGGGCGCAACCGGCACCGGCAAAACCTTCACCATGGCCAAGGTCATCGAAGAGACCCAGCGCCCCGCTATCATTCTGGCGCCGAACAAAACGCTGGCGGCCCAGCTTTATGGTGAGTTCAAAGGTTTCTTCCCGGAAAACTCGGTCGAGTATTTCGTGTCCTTCTATGACTACTACCAGCCCGAAGCCTATGTGCCGCGCTCGGACACCTATATTGAGAAGGAAAGCCAGATCAACGAACAGATCGACCGGATGCGCCACTCGGCCACCCGGTCGCTGCTGGAACGTGATGATGTGATCATCGTCGCCTCGGTCTCTTGTATCTACGGTATCGGTTCGGTCGAAACCTATTCGGCAATGACGCAGGATCTGGTTGCGGGCGAGGAATACGACCAGCGCCAGATCATGGCGGATCTGGTGGCCCAGCAATACAAACGCAACGATCAGGCGTTTCAGCGTGGCTCCTTCCGGGTGCGCGGCGATGTGTTGGAGATTTTCCCGGCCCACCTTGAAGATCGCGCATGGCGACTGTCCTTCTTTGGGGAAGAGCTGGAAACCATCACTGAATTTGACCCGCTGACCGGGGAAAAGACCGACACATTCGAAAAGATCCGGGTCTATGCAAACTCGCACTACGTGACGCCCAAGCCAACGCTGCAGCAGGCGGTCATTTCGATCAAGAAAGAGCTGAAGGAACGGCTGAACCAGCTGGTGGATGAGGGCAAGCTGCTGGAAGCGCAACGGCTGGAACAGCGCACCAACTTTGACATTGAAATGTTGGAGGCTACCGGCCATTGCAACGGCATTGAAAACTACTCGCGCTATCTGACGGGCCGTGCCCCGGGCGAACCGCCCCCCACCCTGTTTGAGTTCATACCCGACAACGCCATTGTCTTTGCCGATGAAAGCCACGTCTCAGTGCCGCAGATCGGTGGCATGTATCGCGGGGACCACCGGCGCAAGTTTACACTGGCCGAACACGGCTTCCGCCTGCCGTCCTGTATGGACAACCGACCGTTGAAGTTTGAGGAATGGGATGCGATGCGGCCCCAGTCGATCTTCGTTTCGGCCACCCCCGCCGCCTGGGAAATGGAGCAAGCCGGCGGCGTCTTTGCCGAACAGGTGATCCGCCCCACCGGCCTGTTGGACCCTGAGGTGGAAATTCGCCCCGTCGATATGCAGGTGGATGATCTGCTGGATGAAATCCGCCGCGTGACAGCGGACGGTTACAGGACGCTTGTCACCACGCTGACCAAACGCATGGCTGAGGATCTGACAGAATATCTGCACGAACAAGGCATCAAAGTGCGCTACATGCACAGCGATATCGACACGCTGGAACGGATTGAGATCCTGCGCGATCTGCGGCTGGGCGCCTTTGACGTGCTGATCGGCATCAACCTGCTGCGCGAAGGCCTCGACATCCCGGAATGTGGTCTAGTCGCCATTCTGGATGCAGATAAAGAGGGCTTCCTGCGTTCAGAAACCTCCCTCATCCAGACCATTGGCCGGGCGGCACGAAACGCCGATGGCCGGGTCATCATGTATGCGGACAAGATCACCGGCTCGATGGAACGCGCCCTGGCGGAGACCTCGCGCCGCCGCGAAAAGCAGATCGCCTATAATGAGCTGCACGGCATCACCCCGGAAACGGTGAAGAAAAACGTCGAGGATGTGCTGGCCGGCCTCTATCAGGGCGATACCGATCAATCCCGTGTCACCGCCAAGATCGACAAGCCAATGCATGGCGCCAATCTTGAGGCCCATCTGGCGGGCCTGCGTGACGAAATGCGCAAAGCCGCCGAAAACCTTGAGTTTGAAGAGGCCGCCCGCCTACGCGATGAGGTCAAGCGGTTGGAAGCGGTCGATCTGGCCATCGCGGATGACCCGCTGGCGCGGCAATCCGCCGTTGATGCCGCCGTGGAAGAATCCACCAACAAACGCGGCCGCTCCACCGCCGGCCGCGCCGGCCAACGCGGCGGCAATGTGAAACGGCGGGGGCGATGA
- a CDS encoding ETC complex I subunit, translating into MRARIYQPARNAMQSGMAKTRQWVLDYEPAEARDIDPLMGWISSGDTQTQVRLKFDSKEAALEYAEEKGLEAVVLTPQTRKPNLRAGGYGENFATNRRGPWTH; encoded by the coding sequence ATGCGCGCACGAATCTATCAGCCCGCCCGTAACGCGATGCAGTCCGGCATGGCCAAAACCCGTCAGTGGGTTTTGGATTACGAACCGGCTGAGGCCCGCGATATCGATCCGCTGATGGGTTGGATCTCAAGCGGGGACACCCAGACGCAGGTGCGCCTGAAGTTCGACAGCAAAGAAGCAGCATTGGAATACGCTGAGGAAAAGGGGCTGGAGGCCGTTGTGCTGACGCCGCAGACCCGCAAACCCAACCTGCGCGCTGGCGGTTATGGTGAGAACTTTGCCACCAATCGCCGTGGTCCCTGGACCCACTAA
- a CDS encoding MYG1 family protein — translation MTITHLITHSGGFHADELLSSVVLTRLFPDAQLIRTRDAAMTTPGAGKLIYDVGRAYDAEAGIFDHHQRPNPLRPSGDPYSSFGLIWHHYGRDYLRALDVPEADLEEVHGAIDQSFVLPVDLLDNGAVNPSVAGPLADITLPQLLETLKPAFDDRSPEADTNAFMAALPIAGAFVEAAVRAKAGKCRAEAMVLQAITAAGPSQVLELSMGMPFRSAVEKAGADHLLFVIHPRDGGDWALTTIRKGGGTFEARADLPAAWAGLTGAALEEASGVAGAQFCHNGLFIAVANSRAAILAMADLAVAAAAV, via the coding sequence ATGACCATCACCCATCTGATCACCCATTCCGGCGGCTTTCACGCGGATGAGCTGCTGTCCTCGGTGGTGCTGACCCGCCTGTTTCCTGACGCCCAGCTGATCCGCACCCGCGATGCGGCGATGACGACACCGGGCGCAGGCAAGCTGATCTATGATGTGGGCCGGGCCTATGACGCCGAGGCGGGGATTTTTGACCACCACCAGCGGCCCAACCCCCTGCGCCCCAGCGGTGATCCTTACAGTTCCTTTGGCCTGATCTGGCACCACTATGGCCGCGATTACCTGCGGGCGCTTGATGTGCCCGAGGCAGATCTGGAGGAGGTGCATGGCGCCATCGACCAAAGCTTTGTTTTGCCGGTGGACCTCCTGGACAATGGCGCGGTGAACCCGTCAGTTGCCGGACCTTTGGCGGACATCACCCTGCCGCAACTGCTGGAAACGCTGAAACCCGCCTTTGATGATCGCAGCCCTGAGGCGGACACCAACGCCTTTATGGCGGCGCTGCCCATTGCCGGAGCCTTTGTTGAAGCCGCAGTGCGGGCAAAGGCGGGAAAATGCCGCGCCGAGGCTATGGTGCTGCAGGCAATTACTGCGGCTGGCCCATCGCAGGTGCTGGAGCTTTCGATGGGCATGCCGTTCCGCTCTGCGGTTGAGAAAGCCGGCGCCGATCATCTGCTTTTTGTCATCCATCCCCGCGACGGCGGCGATTGGGCGCTGACCACCATCCGCAAAGGCGGTGGCACGTTTGAAGCCCGCGCCGACTTGCCCGCCGCCTGGGCCGGCCTGACCGGCGCCGCGCTGGAAGAGGCCTCGGGCGTCGCTGGCGCGCAGTTCTGCCACAACGGCCTGTTTATCGCGGTGGCAAACAGCCGGGCGGCGATCCTGGCCATGGCCGATCTGGCTGTGGCGGCGGCGGCTGTGTAA
- a CDS encoding alpha/beta family hydrolase — MAVQFLFDGPNKAPATVLLAHGAGAAIDNPVMAMLAERLAASGLRVARFEFAYMAARRNGGSKRPPPKVELLSEEYRQAVTDLRGQIGAGPLVIGGKSMGGRVASLIADDLGDQAKVQGLLCFGYPFHPQGKPEKLRTAHLANLRLPTLICHGTRDPFGSREEVADYALSPMISMCWAEDGDHDLKPRKRVTGRDHASQLDQICHSAAAWIATL; from the coding sequence GTGGCTGTTCAGTTCCTGTTTGACGGCCCAAACAAGGCCCCTGCCACCGTGCTGCTGGCGCATGGGGCCGGGGCGGCGATTGACAATCCGGTGATGGCCATGCTGGCCGAACGGCTGGCGGCATCCGGGCTGCGCGTGGCACGGTTTGAGTTTGCCTATATGGCGGCACGGCGCAACGGCGGGTCGAAACGTCCCCCGCCCAAGGTGGAACTGCTGAGCGAAGAATATCGTCAGGCCGTCACAGACTTGCGGGGCCAAATTGGCGCCGGTCCTTTGGTCATCGGCGGCAAATCCATGGGCGGCCGGGTGGCCAGTCTGATCGCGGATGATCTGGGCGATCAGGCAAAGGTGCAGGGCCTGTTGTGTTTCGGCTACCCGTTTCATCCGCAAGGCAAACCGGAAAAACTGCGCACCGCCCATCTGGCCAACCTGCGCCTGCCAACACTGATCTGCCACGGCACCCGCGATCCTTTTGGCTCTCGGGAAGAGGTGGCCGATTACGCGCTCTCGCCCATGATTTCCATGTGTTGGGCCGAAGACGGCGATCATGATCTAAAGCCCCGCAAGCGTGTCACCGGCCGTGATCACGCCAGCCAGCTGGACCAGATTTGCCACAGCGCTGCGGCCTGGATTGCCACCCTCTGA
- a CDS encoding SH3 domain-containing protein: protein MRRLKWGLVAAGTIWGLGQLGSDGLPSHSVRASVPSAEAVQSRAYDVYFVTGNVVNVRTGPGTSYQRIDQVRKGDRVGVVRIEGGWAKLNSPSGPAWMSARYISTTQPSAPRNASKTPVVAQSKQSSCHPNYSGKCVPIASDVDCAGGRGNGPAYVRGPVRVIGPDVYRLDRDGDGWACE from the coding sequence ATGAGACGTTTGAAGTGGGGGCTTGTGGCTGCTGGCACCATTTGGGGGCTTGGCCAATTGGGAAGTGACGGCCTGCCGTCGCATTCCGTGCGTGCGAGTGTTCCATCCGCCGAAGCGGTGCAGTCACGGGCCTATGATGTCTACTTTGTGACGGGGAATGTTGTGAACGTTCGTACCGGTCCAGGAACATCCTATCAACGTATCGATCAGGTTCGAAAAGGGGATCGTGTTGGTGTTGTCCGAATTGAAGGCGGCTGGGCTAAGCTAAACAGCCCGTCAGGCCCTGCCTGGATGTCCGCCCGCTATATCTCAACAACGCAACCATCGGCTCCCCGTAATGCCAGCAAAACGCCCGTGGTTGCGCAAAGCAAGCAATCAAGCTGCCACCCAAACTATTCCGGCAAATGCGTTCCCATCGCCAGCGACGTCGATTGCGCAGGCGGACGCGGCAACGGCCCCGCTTACGTGCGTGGACCGGTGCGGGTGATTGGGCCAGATGTGTACCGGTTGGATCGGGATGGCGATGGTTGGGCCTGTGAGTAG
- a CDS encoding DUF6602 domain-containing protein: protein MVDWSLAQLLAGMHENVRKNLELARTNFAHPGTKGDAAENVWIDLFNEYLPERYTARKAHIVDSQGNQSDQIDVVVFDRQYTPFVFTMGGQITIPAESVYAIFEAKQTVNASHLQYAKAKIESVRKLHRTSLPIPHAGGTYKPKPPIPIIGGFLALESDWSPKLGKSLIKNLQSKDESHRLEIGCVAAHGSFFWNKEQQQYCVDQSSTAASKFLFQLISLLQFSGTVPMIDVMAYARWLDQNKKDLHKNVAN from the coding sequence ATGGTTGACTGGTCACTCGCCCAGCTACTTGCCGGAATGCATGAGAATGTACGCAAAAACTTGGAGCTAGCGAGAACAAACTTCGCGCACCCTGGTACAAAGGGAGATGCTGCAGAAAACGTCTGGATTGATCTCTTTAACGAGTATTTGCCTGAACGCTACACCGCCCGGAAAGCGCATATCGTAGACAGCCAAGGCAATCAGAGTGATCAAATTGATGTGGTTGTTTTTGATCGGCAGTATACGCCTTTTGTGTTCACGATGGGCGGGCAGATCACAATCCCTGCCGAGAGCGTTTATGCAATCTTTGAAGCCAAGCAAACCGTGAATGCAAGCCATCTCCAATATGCAAAGGCGAAGATAGAGAGCGTCAGGAAACTGCATCGAACGAGCCTGCCGATTCCTCATGCTGGAGGCACGTACAAGCCAAAGCCTCCAATCCCAATTATCGGAGGGTTCCTTGCGCTAGAAAGCGACTGGTCTCCTAAACTTGGTAAAAGCCTGATTAAGAACCTACAATCTAAGGACGAGTCACATCGCCTTGAAATAGGATGTGTCGCTGCCCACGGCTCGTTTTTCTGGAACAAGGAACAACAACAGTATTGCGTTGATCAATCTTCGACCGCTGCCTCCAAGTTCCTGTTTCAGCTCATCTCCCTTTTGCAATTCAGTGGAACGGTGCCTATGATCGACGTAATGGCATACGCACGATGGTTGGATCAGAACAAAAAAGACTTACACAAAAATGTGGCCAACTAA
- a CDS encoding ATP-binding protein: MQEINVHGLFENTTQFPDVDAKQRLAALIGIEAKKTRLSKMLALLIDESSLIRWQEKFHPDAFMLNRMVTNRPPLVILEGDVGSGKTALAESIGDAVARMYDLEITLLPLSLSSRGQGRVGEMTQLLSAAFEYTCKQGELLKGNGGQASGGIILLIDEADALAQSREHSQMHHEDRAGVNAFIRGIDRIANARAPVAVIMCTNRLNALDPAVRRRAAEIIRFGRPDEAERREALARLLHGVGLTEAEIGQLVTVTGPGAGRENGLTYSDLTQRLVPSIIMDAFPSKAISGARAIKIAQSLPETPPFEG; encoded by the coding sequence ATGCAAGAAATCAACGTGCACGGACTGTTTGAGAATACGACCCAGTTTCCAGACGTAGACGCCAAACAAAGGCTAGCTGCCTTAATAGGGATTGAAGCAAAAAAAACGCGGCTTAGCAAAATGCTCGCGTTACTGATTGACGAAAGTAGTCTCATTCGATGGCAGGAAAAGTTTCATCCAGACGCTTTCATGCTCAACCGCATGGTTACCAACAGGCCACCATTGGTCATATTGGAAGGCGACGTTGGCTCCGGGAAGACAGCGCTTGCCGAAAGCATAGGTGATGCGGTCGCTCGAATGTATGATCTTGAGATCACATTGTTACCCTTGAGCCTTTCGAGCAGGGGCCAAGGCCGAGTCGGCGAAATGACCCAACTTTTATCTGCCGCCTTTGAATACACCTGCAAACAGGGCGAACTTTTAAAGGGCAACGGTGGCCAGGCTTCTGGAGGTATTATCCTGCTCATAGATGAAGCTGACGCTCTCGCGCAGTCGCGTGAACATTCTCAAATGCACCACGAAGATAGAGCGGGAGTTAACGCCTTTATTCGTGGAATTGACAGAATCGCCAATGCGCGCGCGCCAGTTGCAGTTATTATGTGTACTAACCGCCTCAACGCACTCGACCCTGCGGTCCGGCGTAGAGCAGCAGAAATCATACGTTTTGGACGCCCAGACGAGGCGGAGAGGCGAGAAGCTCTTGCGCGGTTGCTGCATGGTGTCGGCTTAACCGAAGCCGAAATCGGACAGCTGGTTACGGTGACAGGACCGGGTGCCGGCCGTGAAAACGGCTTAACATACTCTGATTTAACTCAGCGCCTTGTGCCATCTATAATTATGGACGCCTTCCCAAGCAAGGCAATCTCGGGTGCGCGGGCAATTAAGATAGCTCAATCTCTCCCTGAAACCCCACCGTTTGAGGGCTAA
- a CDS encoding CBASS oligonucleotide cyclase, which translates to MSLDHVGHAEIAKFAQNKVNLPKEKSDEYKRQAKRLRDKLEDYLKDHPNFSLKKMLLSGSIAKGTALKSINDIDVACYISGSDAPTDVGELLEYLAERLRSAFPNFSPDQIQPQTYCVTVSFKGSGLDVDVVPILNGSEPDWYGDLVSQEDGSFLKTSIPRHLEFCRKRKAQQEKHFAQVVRLAKFWVRRMKSTHQGFRFKSFMVEMIMSKLLDEGLDFSDYPEALQGFFTYILKTELRERIWFDDYYAQSAIGSFDEPVQIIDPVNPENNVSKLYTDQQIDMILDAASDASDAIDWALTATTKLDTINCWQKVFGPSFSV; encoded by the coding sequence GTGTCGTTGGATCATGTTGGCCACGCTGAAATCGCGAAGTTTGCACAGAACAAAGTAAACTTACCGAAGGAAAAATCGGACGAGTACAAAAGGCAAGCGAAAAGACTGAGAGATAAGCTAGAAGACTACCTCAAAGATCATCCAAACTTTTCTCTCAAAAAGATGCTTCTTTCAGGAAGCATCGCGAAGGGCACCGCTCTCAAAAGCATCAACGATATCGATGTTGCTTGCTACATTTCTGGATCTGATGCTCCAACCGATGTGGGCGAATTGCTCGAATACCTTGCGGAACGGTTGCGAAGTGCCTTTCCCAATTTTTCACCTGATCAAATTCAACCCCAAACCTACTGTGTGACCGTGTCCTTCAAAGGTTCGGGATTGGATGTTGATGTTGTTCCCATCCTGAACGGCTCAGAACCCGATTGGTATGGCGATCTCGTGAGCCAGGAAGACGGTTCGTTTCTTAAAACCAGCATCCCAAGACATCTTGAATTTTGTAGGAAACGCAAAGCACAGCAAGAGAAGCACTTCGCACAGGTGGTTCGGCTTGCGAAGTTTTGGGTTCGGCGCATGAAAAGCACGCATCAAGGGTTCAGATTCAAGTCGTTTATGGTCGAAATGATCATGTCAAAACTCCTCGACGAAGGTCTTGATTTTTCAGACTATCCAGAGGCGCTCCAAGGATTTTTTACCTACATTCTGAAAACGGAACTGAGAGAAAGGATTTGGTTTGACGACTACTATGCACAATCAGCTATAGGCAGTTTTGATGAACCAGTGCAAATTATTGACCCAGTCAATCCCGAAAACAACGTTTCGAAGCTGTATACTGATCAGCAAATTGATATGATTTTGGACGCAGCAAGCGACGCGAGTGACGCAATTGATTGGGCACTTACCGCGACCACAAAGTTAGACACAATAAACTGTTGGCAGAAGGTCTTCGGACCTTCGTTTAGCGTGTGA